In the Algiphilus sp. genome, one interval contains:
- a CDS encoding SDR family NAD(P)-dependent oxidoreductase, with the protein MQGRVCLITGPTSGIGRATAHALAEAGAALHLMCRDAARGEALAKELRAAGAVDARVWEADLTRQAAIRSAAAAFLQMGGPLHVLIHNAGVVNLERRETSDGIEETLAVNHLAPFLLTELLRPRLVESAPARVVTVASNAHGFVRGFRADDPEYRRGAYRALTVYGHSKLCNILWTRSLAGQLGGTGVTANCLHPGAVATSLGTNNGRIGRVAMATLRPFFRSPERGARTSVYLATSPEVADTSGAYFIDCRQRRPKPGAEDAVAAKALWSWSERVTGLLPNGCGA; encoded by the coding sequence ATGCAGGGAAGGGTCTGCCTCATTACCGGTCCCACCAGCGGGATCGGTCGTGCCACGGCGCACGCGCTGGCCGAAGCCGGCGCCGCTCTGCACCTGATGTGCCGGGATGCGGCAAGGGGGGAGGCGCTGGCGAAGGAGCTGCGCGCTGCCGGGGCCGTGGATGCACGCGTGTGGGAGGCGGATCTGACCCGCCAGGCCGCTATCCGCTCGGCGGCGGCGGCCTTCCTGCAGATGGGCGGTCCGCTGCATGTGCTGATCCACAATGCCGGTGTCGTGAATCTCGAACGGCGTGAGACGTCCGACGGCATCGAGGAAACACTGGCGGTCAATCATCTGGCGCCCTTCCTGCTCACCGAGCTGCTGCGCCCGCGATTGGTCGAGAGCGCGCCCGCACGCGTGGTGACGGTGGCCTCGAACGCCCACGGCTTCGTGCGCGGCTTCCGGGCCGACGATCCGGAGTATCGCCGCGGTGCCTATCGCGCGCTCACCGTCTACGGCCATTCCAAGCTCTGCAACATCCTCTGGACGCGCTCGCTCGCCGGACAGCTGGGCGGCACCGGCGTCACCGCCAACTGTCTCCATCCGGGCGCGGTCGCGACATCGCTGGGGACCAACAACGGGCGCATCGGACGCGTCGCGATGGCAACGCTGCGTCCCTTCTTCCGCAGCCCCGAGCGCGGGGCGCGCACATCGGTGTACCTCGCCACATCGCCGGAGGTGGCGGACACCTCGGGCGCTTACTTCATCGACTGCCGGCAGCGGCGGCCCAAGCCCGGTGCCGAGGACGCGGTCGCCGCCAAGGCGCTGTGGTCGTGGAGCGAGCGCGTGACGGGTCTGCTGCCCAACGGCTGCGGCGCCTAG
- a CDS encoding SDR family NAD(P)-dependent oxidoreductase, producing MNRTDFRHTFGPWAVVAGASEGLGRAYAEALAARGLDILLLARRGEPLKAVATALRSAHGVAAHPVVLDLAADDVEAQLRAAVAGRDVGLLVYDAAATRIQPFADAPLDAHRRIVDVNCRGPVAACHVLVPRLRARGRGGIVLMSSMSSLQGSALIASYAASKAFNTILAESLWEELRHDGVHVLASIAGAVSTPSYRQNTPADKQRKAMPMTPEAVAAQTLDALARGRGPRFVPGRINRLVYVLSGLFGSRARTRFFSRATRDLYG from the coding sequence ATGAACCGCACCGATTTCCGCCACACCTTCGGTCCGTGGGCCGTCGTCGCGGGCGCCTCGGAAGGATTGGGCCGAGCCTACGCCGAGGCACTGGCGGCGCGCGGTCTGGACATTCTCCTGCTGGCGCGGCGCGGCGAGCCGCTCAAAGCCGTCGCGACCGCGCTGCGCAGCGCGCACGGCGTCGCGGCGCACCCCGTGGTGCTCGATCTCGCCGCCGACGATGTCGAGGCGCAGCTGCGCGCGGCCGTTGCCGGACGCGATGTCGGGCTGCTGGTCTACGATGCCGCCGCCACGCGCATCCAGCCCTTCGCCGATGCGCCACTCGATGCGCACCGGCGCATCGTCGACGTCAACTGCCGCGGCCCCGTCGCGGCCTGCCACGTGCTGGTTCCGAGGCTGCGCGCGCGCGGTCGCGGCGGCATCGTGCTGATGTCGAGCATGTCGTCGCTGCAGGGCTCCGCGCTGATCGCCAGCTACGCCGCCAGCAAGGCCTTCAACACCATCCTCGCCGAGAGCCTGTGGGAGGAGCTGCGTCACGACGGCGTGCACGTGCTCGCCAGCATCGCCGGAGCCGTCAGCACCCCGTCCTACCGCCAGAACACCCCGGCCGACAAGCAGCGCAAGGCGATGCCGATGACACCCGAGGCCGTCGCGGCGCAGACCCTCGATGCGCTGGCCCGGGGTCGTGGCCCCCGCTTCGTGCCGGGTCGGATCAATCGGCTGGTCTACGTGCTGTCCGGCCTGTTCGGCAGCCGTGCCCGCACGCGCTTCTTCAGCAGGGCCACGCGCGACCTGTACGGATGA
- a CDS encoding enoyl-CoA hydratase-related protein gives MSESVLVKRRDAVQWITINREERRNAINQEVIARIGDGIRQAVAEGARAIVLTGTGEKAFCAGADLARNVKGGAFAVDFSQPKHYIVKLFKELEECPLPLIARVNGHVMAGGFGLLCACDMAVAADDIRIGTTESKIGLTPMMILPYMLRMLPARKLQEMCITGEQFSAAEALEWGVFNYVVPRAELDTKLDWLLERTVGKSPTAVRLGKQAFHAMRDMTLPQALEYAQAMVPVMSSTEDATEGMGAFQEKRAPQWTGR, from the coding sequence ATGTCCGAATCCGTCCTGGTGAAGCGCCGCGACGCGGTGCAGTGGATCACCATCAACCGCGAGGAACGCCGCAACGCCATCAATCAGGAAGTCATCGCCCGCATCGGCGACGGCATCCGCCAGGCAGTGGCGGAGGGCGCCCGCGCCATCGTGCTGACCGGCACCGGCGAGAAGGCCTTCTGCGCCGGCGCCGACCTGGCCAGGAACGTCAAGGGTGGCGCCTTCGCGGTCGATTTCTCGCAGCCCAAGCACTACATCGTGAAGCTCTTCAAGGAGCTCGAGGAGTGCCCGCTGCCGCTGATCGCGCGCGTCAACGGCCACGTCATGGCCGGCGGCTTCGGGCTGCTCTGCGCCTGCGACATGGCGGTTGCGGCCGACGATATCCGCATCGGCACCACCGAGTCGAAGATCGGCCTGACGCCGATGATGATCCTGCCCTACATGCTGCGCATGCTGCCCGCGCGCAAGCTGCAGGAGATGTGCATCACCGGCGAGCAGTTCAGCGCCGCCGAGGCGCTCGAATGGGGCGTGTTCAACTACGTGGTGCCGCGCGCGGAGCTGGACACCAAGCTGGACTGGCTGCTGGAGCGCACCGTCGGCAAGTCGCCGACGGCGGTGCGCCTCGGCAAGCAGGCCTTCCACGCCATGCGCGACATGACGCTCCCGCAGGCGCTGGAGTACGCCCAGGCCATGGTGCCGGTGATGTCCTCCACCGAGGACGCCACCGAGGGCATGGGCGCATTCCAGGAGAAGCGCGCGCCGCAGTGGACGGGGCGATGA
- a CDS encoding acyclic terpene utilization AtuA family protein, whose product MSGTALRIGCASGFWGDSAEATGQLVDSGQIDVLVFDYLAEITMSLLAKARAKDPQAGYATDFPSVVAAQAAKVAAQGIKVVSNAGGVNPAACKAAIDSKLAEQGVDLKVAIVTGDDLLERAGELQNRDIREMFSGTAFPAKPWSINAYLGAFPIAKALADGADIVITGRCVDSAVALGPLIHHFGWSATDYDQLAMGSLAGHVIECGAQATGGITTDWRAVADQWDDMGYPIAEVAADGSFTVTKPDGTGGRITPETVAEQIVYEIGDPGRYLLPDVCCDFRNVRCEQAGDDRVAVSGGRGAAPGDDYKVCATYQDGFRATGTMMIGGPEAVEKAEAVAAAILKRTRRLFERRGLGDYRRAHVETLGAEANWGDRSQSRHTREVILKIAVHHDSRDALEIFSREFIPPATSMAQGITGFAGGRPKVTPLLRLFSFVLAKTEVPVAVDGTTCEIPAGGQLAAVEPAAKGAGEKPDGEMVEVPLRAIAFGRSGDKGDSANIGVLARRPAFLPVLQAELTGGAVRAWMGHLLEGAVTRFDWPGLDGLNFYCEQALGGGGTASLRYDPQGKMLAQILMDCPVHVPKAWVDEGLVQA is encoded by the coding sequence ATGAGCGGGACGGCACTGCGCATCGGCTGTGCCTCGGGCTTCTGGGGCGACAGCGCAGAGGCTACCGGCCAGCTCGTCGACAGCGGGCAGATCGACGTGCTGGTCTTCGACTACCTCGCCGAGATCACTATGTCGCTGCTGGCCAAGGCACGCGCCAAGGACCCGCAGGCCGGCTACGCCACCGACTTTCCGTCGGTCGTTGCCGCGCAGGCCGCGAAGGTCGCGGCGCAGGGCATCAAGGTGGTCAGCAACGCCGGCGGCGTCAATCCGGCGGCCTGCAAGGCGGCCATCGACAGCAAGCTGGCCGAGCAGGGTGTCGACCTGAAGGTGGCCATCGTCACCGGCGACGATCTGCTCGAGCGCGCCGGCGAACTGCAGAATCGCGACATCCGCGAGATGTTCAGCGGCACCGCCTTCCCGGCGAAGCCGTGGAGCATCAACGCCTATCTGGGCGCCTTCCCCATCGCGAAGGCGCTGGCCGACGGCGCGGACATCGTCATCACCGGCCGCTGCGTCGACAGCGCGGTGGCGCTGGGCCCGCTGATCCATCACTTCGGCTGGTCGGCCACCGATTACGACCAGCTCGCCATGGGCAGCCTGGCGGGCCATGTCATCGAATGCGGCGCACAGGCCACCGGCGGCATCACCACCGACTGGCGCGCCGTGGCGGACCAGTGGGACGACATGGGCTACCCCATCGCCGAAGTCGCCGCCGACGGCAGCTTCACGGTGACCAAGCCCGACGGCACCGGCGGGCGCATCACGCCGGAGACCGTCGCCGAGCAGATCGTCTACGAGATCGGCGATCCCGGCCGCTACCTGCTGCCCGATGTGTGCTGCGACTTCCGCAACGTGCGCTGCGAGCAGGCGGGCGACGATCGCGTGGCGGTCAGCGGCGGCCGGGGCGCCGCGCCGGGCGATGACTACAAGGTCTGCGCCACCTACCAGGACGGCTTCCGCGCCACCGGCACGATGATGATCGGTGGCCCCGAGGCGGTGGAGAAAGCCGAGGCCGTGGCCGCGGCCATCCTCAAGCGCACGCGCCGGCTCTTCGAGCGACGCGGACTGGGCGACTACCGCCGCGCCCACGTCGAGACGCTGGGCGCCGAGGCCAACTGGGGGGACCGGTCGCAGAGCCGGCACACGCGCGAAGTCATCCTCAAGATCGCCGTGCACCACGACAGCCGCGATGCGCTCGAGATCTTCTCGCGCGAGTTCATCCCGCCGGCCACCAGCATGGCGCAGGGCATCACCGGCTTCGCCGGCGGCCGCCCCAAGGTGACGCCGCTGCTGCGCCTGTTCTCCTTCGTGCTGGCCAAGACCGAGGTCCCGGTGGCCGTCGACGGCACGACCTGCGAGATCCCTGCCGGCGGGCAGCTAGCCGCCGTCGAGCCGGCCGCGAAGGGCGCCGGCGAGAAGCCGGACGGCGAGATGGTCGAAGTCCCGCTGCGCGCGATCGCCTTCGGCCGCAGCGGCGACAAGGGCGACAGCGCCAACATCGGCGTGCTCGCGCGCCGGCCGGCGTTCCTGCCCGTGCTGCAGGCCGAGCTGACCGGCGGCGCGGTACGCGCCTGGATGGGCCATCTGCTGGAAGGCGCCGTCACGCGCTTCGACTGGCCGGGTCTGGACGGCCTGAACTTCTACTGCGAGCAGGCCCTCGGCGGCGGCGGCACGGCCAGTCTGCGCTACGACCCGCAGGGCAAGATGCTGGCGCAGATCCTCATGGATTGTCCGGTGCACGTGCCCAAAGCCTGGGTCGATGAGGGTCTGGTGCAGGCATGA
- a CDS encoding TetR/AcrR family transcriptional regulator produces the protein MSDGPVQRQHAARMPRAERVETILEAARAAFTEKGFDATTVAGIATRIDVVEGTIYKYFDSKRDLLLAVLARWYEALLASGRTALREADTPRAGLLALVRLHLQAIHDDPPLCRLMFREVRGERDYEGSVLHRQNQRYTGLLADVLRDGMTQGHFRADLPVALLRDTVYGGIEHHSWSFLFGRGRALQVGLLAEQITDLVCRGIEPR, from the coding sequence ATGAGCGACGGCCCCGTCCAGCGCCAGCACGCCGCGCGCATGCCGCGCGCCGAGCGCGTCGAGACCATCCTCGAGGCGGCACGCGCCGCCTTCACCGAGAAGGGTTTCGATGCCACCACGGTGGCCGGCATCGCGACACGCATCGATGTGGTCGAGGGCACCATCTACAAGTACTTCGACAGCAAGCGCGACCTGCTCCTGGCGGTACTGGCGCGCTGGTACGAGGCGCTGCTGGCAAGCGGCCGCACCGCCCTCCGCGAGGCCGATACGCCGCGAGCCGGGCTGCTGGCGCTGGTCCGCCTGCATCTGCAGGCCATTCACGACGACCCGCCGCTGTGTCGCCTGATGTTCCGCGAGGTGCGCGGCGAACGCGACTACGAGGGCTCGGTGCTGCACCGGCAGAACCAGCGCTACACCGGCCTGCTGGCCGACGTGCTGCGCGACGGCATGACGCAGGGGCACTTCCGCGCCGACCTGCCGGTGGCGCTGCTGCGCGACACCGTGTACGGCGGCATCGAGCACCACAGCTGGTCCTTCCTCTTCGGTCGCGGTCGGGCGCTGCAGGTTGGGCTGCTGGCCGAGCAGATCACCGATCTCGTCTGCCGCGGCATCGAGCCGCGCTGA
- a CDS encoding biotin carboxylase N-terminal domain-containing protein has product MSRSEPSWPFDTVLVANRGEIALRVIRTVHALGLRAAVVFHAADRGSPAVTAADAAAEITGETPVAAYLDGAQIVEAAKKTGAGAIHPGYGFLSENAEFARAVEAAGIAFVGPKPEQIELMGDKVRARGFVEKSGFPVAPSAIEDDNPEDFNERARAVGAPLLIKPSAGGGGKGMRIVRDLDKLEAEIATARSEGQRYFGDGRLYVERFVDNPRHIEVQVLGDAHGNVVHVFERECSVQRRFQKIVEESPAPVLSQSEREHISETAAGIARAIGYRGAGTVEFIYGNGEFFFLEMNTRLQVEHPVTEEVTGIDLVAKQLAIAAGEVLDLEQAAITTTGHAIELRIYAEDPAAGYLPTTGPILRLVPPTGERVRWDGGVVEGGAVTAAFDPMIAKLIVWGADREQAIARARSALEETVLLGCQTNTAFLRALMDHPDFVAAEIHTGYLDAHPEVAEARPPDVDTLTRLLAAAALSTRPIRDVADSTPVLHAAIGDWRN; this is encoded by the coding sequence ATGAGCAGATCCGAACCCTCCTGGCCCTTCGACACGGTGCTGGTCGCCAACCGCGGCGAGATCGCGTTGCGCGTGATCCGCACCGTGCATGCTCTCGGCCTCCGCGCGGCGGTGGTGTTTCATGCCGCCGACCGCGGCAGTCCGGCGGTGACCGCTGCCGATGCCGCCGCGGAAATCACCGGCGAGACCCCGGTTGCGGCCTATCTCGACGGCGCGCAGATCGTCGAGGCCGCGAAGAAGACCGGCGCCGGCGCCATCCACCCCGGCTACGGCTTCCTCTCCGAGAACGCCGAGTTCGCGCGCGCCGTCGAGGCCGCCGGCATCGCCTTCGTCGGCCCCAAGCCCGAGCAGATCGAGCTGATGGGCGACAAGGTGCGCGCCCGCGGCTTCGTCGAGAAGAGCGGCTTTCCCGTCGCGCCCTCGGCCATCGAGGACGACAACCCCGAAGACTTCAATGAGCGCGCCCGCGCCGTCGGCGCGCCGCTGCTCATCAAGCCCTCCGCCGGCGGCGGCGGCAAGGGCATGCGCATCGTGCGCGACCTGGACAAGCTGGAAGCCGAGATCGCCACCGCGCGCAGCGAGGGCCAGCGCTACTTCGGCGACGGGCGGCTCTACGTCGAGCGCTTTGTCGACAATCCGCGCCACATCGAGGTCCAGGTGCTGGGGGACGCCCACGGCAATGTCGTGCACGTCTTCGAGCGCGAGTGCTCGGTGCAGCGCCGCTTCCAGAAGATCGTCGAGGAGTCGCCCGCGCCCGTGCTGTCGCAGTCCGAGCGCGAGCACATCAGCGAGACCGCCGCCGGCATTGCGCGCGCCATCGGCTACCGCGGTGCCGGCACGGTCGAGTTCATCTACGGCAACGGGGAATTCTTCTTCCTGGAGATGAACACCCGCCTGCAGGTCGAGCATCCGGTCACCGAGGAAGTCACCGGCATCGACCTCGTGGCGAAGCAGCTCGCCATCGCGGCCGGCGAAGTGCTCGACCTGGAGCAGGCAGCCATCACAACGACGGGCCACGCCATCGAGCTGCGCATCTACGCCGAGGACCCGGCGGCTGGCTATCTGCCGACCACCGGCCCGATCCTGCGGCTGGTCCCGCCGACCGGCGAGCGCGTGCGCTGGGACGGCGGCGTCGTCGAGGGCGGTGCGGTCACGGCGGCCTTCGACCCGATGATCGCCAAGCTCATCGTCTGGGGGGCCGACCGTGAACAGGCCATCGCCCGCGCCCGCAGCGCGCTGGAGGAAACCGTGCTGCTCGGCTGCCAGACCAACACCGCTTTCCTGCGCGCGCTGATGGATCACCCCGACTTCGTGGCCGCCGAGATCCACACCGGCTATCTGGACGCCCACCCAGAGGTCGCGGAAGCGCGGCCGCCGGATGTCGACACGCTCACCCGCCTACTCGCCGCTGCGGCGCTGTCGACGCGGCCGATCCGCGATGTCGCCGACAGTACGCCGGTGCTGCACGCAGCGATTGGGGATTGGAGGAACTAA
- a CDS encoding endonuclease domain-containing protein yields MPEPLERRSPSPSGRGVGERAGAKRTQVQRARSLRNQQTDAEARLWYHLRAHRFLGLKFKRQQPIGHFIVDFICQQCDLVIELDGGQHSGQQDYDAQRSAYLQAQGLRVLRFWNNDVLNETEAVLDQIRRYCTDETLSLSPNPSPARGRGERDE; encoded by the coding sequence ATGCCTGAACCACTCGAACGGCGAAGCCCCTCTCCCTCAGGGAGAGGGGTTGGGGAGAGGGCCGGCGCCAAACGCACGCAAGTTCAACGCGCCCGCTCCCTACGCAACCAACAAACCGACGCCGAAGCCCGCCTCTGGTACCACCTGCGCGCGCATCGCTTCCTGGGCCTGAAGTTCAAGCGCCAGCAGCCGATCGGGCATTTCATCGTTGACTTCATCTGCCAGCAGTGCGATCTCGTCATCGAGCTGGACGGCGGCCAGCATTCGGGCCAACAGGACTATGACGCGCAACGCAGTGCCTATCTACAAGCGCAGGGTTTGCGCGTGCTGCGCTTCTGGAACAACGACGTGCTGAACGAGACCGAGGCGGTGCTCGACCAGATTCGACGCTATTGCACCGACGAAACGCTTTCCCTCTCCCCTAACCCCTCTCCCGCACGCGGGAGAGGGGAACGAGACGAGTAA
- a CDS encoding biotin/lipoyl-containing protein codes for MHHAFKLEDNEQPMALSRSAHGYRLHLADRVLPVNLHPEDDGSAILTVNGVSERVTIATHGDDVFIHCRGQNWHLRYAHPLERLAQQLRGAEEDVLRAPMPGSIVRLEVEAGDAVTAGQTLLVMESMKMETTLAAPRDGTVAEVHFAIAQSFDRDAVLLTLEPTE; via the coding sequence ATGCATCACGCATTCAAGCTGGAAGACAACGAACAACCGATGGCGCTGTCGCGCAGCGCGCACGGCTACCGGCTGCACCTGGCGGATCGGGTGCTGCCGGTGAACCTGCACCCCGAGGACGACGGCAGCGCGATCCTGACCGTGAACGGCGTCAGCGAGCGCGTCACGATCGCCACGCACGGCGACGACGTCTTCATCCACTGCCGGGGGCAGAACTGGCACCTGCGCTACGCGCACCCGCTGGAGCGGCTGGCGCAGCAGCTGCGCGGCGCCGAGGAGGACGTCCTGCGCGCCCCCATGCCCGGAAGCATCGTGCGGCTGGAGGTAGAAGCGGGCGACGCGGTCACGGCCGGGCAGACGCTGCTGGTCATGGAGAGCATGAAGATGGAGACGACGCTGGCCGCGCCACGCGACGGCACCGTCGCCGAGGTCCACTTCGCCATCGCGCAGAGCTTCGACCGCGATGCGGTGCTGCTGACGCTGGAGCCGACCGAATGA
- a CDS encoding carboxyl transferase domain-containing protein: MKRIQTTISTASPDYQANLAHNRDLVAAFREHQRRAREDRPQRDFDRLDKQGKHFVRKRLELLLDAGTPFLELSSLAANELYDGEVPGAACVTGIGIVAGREVVINAGDASVKGGAWYPITVKKTVRALDIAIENRLPVIHLCDSAGGFLPEQAELFADKYYAGRIFRNQCMLSKMGIQQVAVVLGHCTAGGAYVPGLSDYNVIVRGTGAIFLAGPPLVKAATGEEVSVEDLGGADMHTSTSGTADYPASSEEEGIAIARDIVGQFKRPTKAQIEWQEPEAPYYPAEELYGVIPKDIKAQFDMREVIARVVDGSRFHEYQPNYGKTLICGYAHIWGYKVGILGNNGVLFNDSALKGAHFIELCNQNRTPIIFLQNITGFMVGRAYEEQGITKDGAKMIMAVSNCEVPKITVMCHGSFGAGNYGMSGRAFDSRFVFAWPNHQISVMGAEQAANTLADVKFRQLEKQGQQLSDEDYNAIRDPVLAEFKRKSSAYWSTSEIWDDGIIDPADTRNVLGIALSAALNTEIGDPRYGVFRM; encoded by the coding sequence ATGAAACGCATCCAGACCACCATCAGCACCGCCTCGCCCGACTACCAGGCCAATCTCGCGCACAACCGCGACCTGGTCGCCGCCTTCCGCGAGCATCAGCGTCGCGCCCGCGAGGACCGCCCGCAGCGCGACTTCGATCGCCTCGACAAGCAGGGCAAGCATTTCGTGCGCAAGCGGCTGGAGCTGCTGCTCGACGCCGGCACGCCTTTCCTGGAGCTGTCCTCGCTGGCCGCCAACGAGCTCTACGACGGCGAGGTCCCGGGCGCGGCCTGCGTCACCGGCATCGGCATCGTCGCCGGCCGCGAGGTCGTCATCAATGCCGGCGACGCCAGCGTCAAGGGCGGCGCCTGGTATCCGATCACGGTCAAGAAGACGGTGCGCGCGCTCGACATCGCCATCGAGAACCGGCTGCCGGTGATCCATCTCTGCGACTCGGCCGGCGGCTTCCTGCCGGAGCAGGCCGAGCTCTTCGCGGACAAGTACTACGCCGGCCGCATCTTCCGCAACCAGTGCATGCTCTCGAAGATGGGCATCCAGCAGGTGGCGGTGGTATTGGGCCACTGCACGGCCGGCGGCGCCTACGTCCCCGGGCTGTCGGACTACAACGTCATCGTGCGCGGCACCGGTGCCATCTTCCTGGCCGGCCCGCCGCTGGTGAAGGCCGCCACCGGCGAGGAGGTCAGCGTCGAGGATCTGGGCGGCGCCGACATGCATACCTCCACCTCCGGCACGGCGGACTATCCGGCCTCCAGCGAGGAGGAGGGCATCGCCATCGCGCGCGACATCGTCGGCCAGTTCAAGCGCCCGACCAAGGCGCAGATCGAGTGGCAGGAACCGGAGGCGCCCTACTACCCCGCCGAGGAGCTCTACGGCGTCATCCCGAAGGACATCAAGGCGCAGTTCGACATGCGCGAGGTCATCGCGCGCGTGGTCGACGGCTCGCGCTTCCACGAGTATCAGCCCAACTACGGCAAGACCCTGATCTGCGGCTATGCGCATATCTGGGGCTACAAGGTGGGGATCCTCGGCAACAATGGCGTGCTCTTCAACGACAGCGCACTCAAGGGCGCGCACTTCATCGAGCTGTGCAACCAGAACCGCACGCCGATCATCTTCCTGCAGAACATCACCGGCTTCATGGTCGGCCGCGCCTACGAGGAGCAGGGCATCACCAAGGACGGCGCCAAGATGATCATGGCCGTCTCCAACTGCGAGGTGCCCAAGATCACGGTGATGTGCCACGGCAGCTTCGGCGCCGGCAACTACGGCATGTCCGGCCGCGCCTTCGATTCGCGCTTCGTCTTCGCCTGGCCGAATCACCAGATCTCGGTCATGGGGGCCGAGCAGGCCGCCAACACGCTCGCGGACGTCAAGTTCCGTCAGCTGGAAAAGCAGGGCCAGCAGCTCTCCGACGAGGACTACAACGCGATCCGCGATCCGGTGCTGGCCGAGTTCAAGCGCAAGTCCTCGGCCTACTGGTCGACCTCCGAGATCTGGGACGACGGCATCATCGACCCAGCCGACACGCGCAACGTGCTGGGCATCGCGCTGTCCGCGGCGCTCAATACCGAGATCGGCGATCCGCGCTACGGCGTCTTCCGCATGTAG
- a CDS encoding alpha/beta hydrolase fold domain-containing protein — translation MEPATASQPDTASGDHLVRKAVVVGLRTRFVMRCMRFLLRPWLSFVLGGPHKRIARIQLRLAAQACRDSAGLAVVYRVLGKCPGHAVGDIDATDAPVVLYLHGGGFVLPAVPATHVSLLARICRDLGASGFMADYRLAPFNHFPAALDDCEQAYRALLDRGFPAHRIVMAGESAGGNLLLGLLQRIRRAGLPMPAGAVPISPVTEMGRIHAPPARARLRNRDPILPAEGLHRIDPIYSGGHDAADPELSPLYMDCHDLPPIRFLVSDGEILLDDTLLLAERMRDAGTDVRVDVWPKLPHGFPLFGAVMPEVVEARHDMTAFMRHCLENRAG, via the coding sequence ATGGAGCCTGCCACCGCCAGTCAACCGGATACCGCAAGCGGCGACCACCTCGTCCGCAAGGCGGTAGTGGTGGGGCTGCGCACGCGCTTCGTCATGCGGTGCATGCGCTTCCTGCTGCGGCCCTGGCTGAGCTTCGTGCTGGGCGGCCCGCACAAGCGCATCGCCCGCATCCAGCTGCGCCTGGCTGCACAGGCATGCCGCGACAGCGCCGGCCTGGCCGTGGTCTACCGCGTGCTCGGCAAGTGCCCCGGGCATGCGGTGGGGGATATCGACGCCACCGACGCGCCGGTCGTGCTCTATCTGCACGGCGGCGGCTTCGTCCTGCCGGCGGTACCTGCCACCCACGTCAGCCTGCTGGCACGCATCTGCCGCGACCTGGGCGCATCCGGCTTCATGGCCGACTACCGACTCGCGCCGTTCAACCACTTCCCCGCCGCGCTCGACGACTGCGAGCAAGCCTATCGGGCGCTGCTCGATCGCGGCTTCCCGGCGCACCGCATCGTGATGGCGGGCGAGTCCGCCGGCGGCAATCTGCTGCTCGGCCTGCTCCAGCGGATCCGGCGCGCCGGGCTGCCGATGCCGGCCGGCGCCGTGCCGATCTCGCCGGTGACCGAGATGGGTCGCATCCACGCCCCGCCGGCGCGTGCGCGGCTGCGCAACCGCGATCCGATCCTGCCCGCCGAGGGCCTGCATCGCATCGACCCGATCTACTCCGGCGGGCACGATGCCGCCGATCCCGAGCTGTCCCCGCTGTACATGGACTGCCACGACCTGCCGCCGATCCGTTTCCTGGTCAGCGATGGCGAGATCCTCCTCGACGACACCCTGCTGCTCGCCGAGCGCATGCGCGATGCCGGCACCGATGTGCGGGTCGACGTGTGGCCGAAGCTGCCCCACGGGTTCCCGCTGTTCGGTGCCGTCATGCCGGAAGTCGTGGAAGCGCGCCACGACATGACAGCCTTCATGCGTCACTGCCTGGAGAATCGGGCGGGCTGA